In Aegilops tauschii subsp. strangulata cultivar AL8/78 chromosome 3, Aet v6.0, whole genome shotgun sequence, one genomic interval encodes:
- the LOC109772416 gene encoding uncharacterized protein produces MGGKVLLMSAVLVGLVSLSSCRSLGELHEQKTHYGGSPTPTHGSGGGYNPTLTPTPTYGSTPTPSYGTTPTPTYGITPTPTYGTTPTPSYGTTPTPSYGTTPSTPSAPSHDVPASPKKHGFIGSCDYWKNHPDAIVAAIGSLGNIGKTFGAACSMIGGKKLGNMHDALSNTRTDGIGALIREGAAAYLNSIVNKKFPFTTQQVKDCIVVAVTSDGAASAQAGVFKKANEFHY; encoded by the exons ATGGGTGGCAAGGTTCTTCTGATGAGTGCCGTCTTGGTGGGGCTTGTTTCACTGAGCTCGTGCAGGAGCCTGGGAGAGTTGCATGAGCAGAAGACCCACT ATGGGGGCTCACCAACTCCCACGCATGGGTCAGGAGGAGGCTACAACCCGACACTGACACCGACACCAACTTACGGCAGTACACCGACGCCATCTTACGgcactacaccgacaccaacttACGGCATTACACCGACGCCAACTTACGGCACTACACCGACGCCATCTTACGGCACTACACCGACGCCATCTTATGGCACTACACCGAGCACCCCAAGTGCACCTTCCCATGATGTCCCTGCAAGTCCAAAGAAGCATGGGTTCATTGGATCCTGCGA CTACTGGAAGAATCACCCAGATGCTATAGTTGCAGCTATTGGGTCCCTCGGCAACATCGGCAAGACATTTGGTGCTGCATGCAGTATGATAGGTGGCAAGAAGCTAGGAAATATGCATGATGCACTCTCAAACACTAGAACTGATGGTATTGGCGCCCTGATACGTGAGGGGGCAGCTGCATACCTCAACTCCATTGTGAACAAGAAGTTCCCATTTACCACCCAGCAGGTGAAGGACTGCATCGTCGTGGCCGTGACCTCTGATGGTGCTGCTTCTGCCCAAGCTGGGGTTTTCAAGAAGGCAAATGAATTCCACTACTAG